A portion of the Lolium rigidum isolate FL_2022 chromosome 1, APGP_CSIRO_Lrig_0.1, whole genome shotgun sequence genome contains these proteins:
- the LOC124692445 gene encoding uncharacterized protein LOC124692445, which produces MLAPPASIRALAFHRRLPFPRVHPLALLPHSPPPPPRPCPTPARSLMVSPAETASEEEAEEEALPGAAGAGDGGEVSTEEWQRWGTSAPLPAVVSDVVRQLLDMEFVAGEKMRFGGPGSKIKGDFKDVEDRKHRAVYETLADSDQKLQYYSARQIGCRLLGSRGYLCQKCWLPMEDCMCSKLAPRSLWSGIRFWLYMHPKDFLRQNNTGKLLWQVFGTEAASLCLFGIQEHEDIMWDAFQRSGKEKVSFLYPNKSVTPKSVKDLKFDDLTLNAELQEVGVQREPLNLVLLDGTWSNSAALYRRLKERWTAIWGEEDIPCISLSMLTASVMHKLRPQPAWDRTCTAAAAAGLLSELHMRPELSEFDLEGQAEAVECSLDILLDALTVRRVRLGRSITRRERHRNCI; this is translated from the exons ATGTTGGCTCCTCCCGCCTCCATCCGTGCCCTCGCCTTccaccgccgcctccccttcccccGCGTCCACCCTCTCGCCCTCCTTCcccactcgccgccgccgcctccgcggccCTGCCCTACCCCCGCGCGCTCCCTCATGGTCTCCCCCGCCGAGACAGCcagcgaggaggaggcggaggaggaagccctccCCGGTGCCGCCGGCGCTGGGGACGGCGGCGAGGTGAGCACGGAGGAGTGGCAGCGATGGGGCACCTCCGCGCCTCTCCCGGCGGTGGTGTCCGACGTCGTCCGCCAGCTGCTCGACATGGAGTTCGTGGCCGGCGAGAAGATGCGCTTCGGCGGCCCCGGCTCCAAGATAAAG GGCGATTTCAAGGACGTGGAGGACAGGAAGCACAGGGCTGTCTACGAGACCCTCGCCGACTCCGACCAGAAGCTGCAGTACTACTCCGCCCGGCAGATTGGTTGCCGTCTGCTCGGGAGCAGGGGCTATCTGTGCCAGAAG TGCTGGCTACCGATGGAAGACTGCATGTGCTCGAAACTTGCCCCTCGCAGTTTGTGGAGTGGAATAAGATTCTGGCTATACATGCATCCGAAG GACTTCTTGCGGCAAAACAACACTGGGAAGTTACTCTGGCAAGTATTTGGCACCGAAGCTGCGTCCCTGTGTCTCTTCGGCATCCAAGAGCATGAAGATATAATGTGGGATGCATTCCAACGTTCAG GAAAGGAGAAGGTCTCATTTCTGTACCCAAATAAGAGTGTGACCCCCAAGTCTGTCAAGGATCTTAAATTTGATGATTTGACCTTGAATGCTGAGCTTCAGGAGGTG GGAGTGCAACGCGAACCTCTTAACTTGGTTTTGCTTGATGGTACCTGGAGTAATTCTGCCGCATTATACAGAAGACTGAAG GAGAGGTGGACTGCAATATGGGGGGAGGAAGACATACCTTGTATCTCACTGTCTATGCTGACTGCCTCGGTGATGCATAAACTGCG ACCTCAACCAGCGTGGGATCGTACCTGCACTGCAGCAGCCGCAGCTGGTCTCCTCTCTGAATTGCACATGCGGCCTGAGCTGAGTGAATTTGATCTGGAAGGGCAAGCTGAGGCAGTGGAGTGCTCGCTGGATATCTTGCTAGATGCTCTCACAGTTCGGCGGGTTCGCCTGGGTCGGTCTATTACCCGAAGAGAGAGACATAGAAACTGCATATAG
- the LOC124692436 gene encoding probable pre-mRNA-splicing factor ATP-dependent RNA helicase DEAH5, translating to MAGASEAMRRLTDLSLVSKVCSELEAHGGVGDRDLAEFIVHLARRSPSVADFHARLRDHDFQAPDYLARTLHTVIHAIPAAAPAPAPAPQNPASDDGEEEEDDGAADPELHLVYHGRVTRVVDAGCFVRLDGARGREGLVHASRMPALAAVKRGQGVFVKVVSLDWGNLALSMLDLDQETGREIPPPARRQSDDDAVPRANRSAAPASTSGKRVGLSGIVIAEEGPPAPRRRARRMSSPERWELKQLIASGALNARDYPAALDDEGTQYQSEEEEMEEELEIELNEDEPPFLSGQGRSSVELSPVRISRNPEGSLSRAAALQAALVKERRDIQSQEQRAMLDSIPKDLNRPWEDPVPDAGGRCIAQELRGAGLSARSMPEWKKESYGKAVTFGQRSSLSLQEQRQSLPIYRLKNELIEAVHRNLVLVVIGETGSGKTTQVTQYLAEAGYTAGGKIACTQPRRVAAESVAKRVAEESGCRLGEEVGYCIRFDDRTGPDTVVKYMTDGMLLREIMVDRNLSGYSVIMLDEAHERTIYTDILFGLLKKLIRRRDDLKLIVTSATLDAEKFSGYFFDCNIFTIPGRTFPVEILYAKQPQSDYMDSALRTVLEIHMSEPEGDILLFLTGQEEIDHACSYLHEKMQALGKDAPDLLIYAAYGALPSEMQSKIFEPTPPGKRKVVVATNIAEASITIDGIYYVVDPGFAKVNVYNPKRGLDSLVITPISQASAKQRAGRAGRTGPGKCYRLYTECAYRNEMPPTSTPEIQRINLGWTVLNMKAMGINELGAFDFMDPPAPQALISAMEQLYSLGALDEEGLLTKLGKKMAEFPQEPPLSKMLLASVDLGCSDEIVTIIAMIQTGNVFYRPREKQTQADRKRGNFFQPEGDHITLLTVYQAWKAKQFSGPWCVENFLQISSLRRAQDVRKQLLEIMDKYRLDVVSAGNDLTKVRRAITAGFFFNTARKDSQGGGYRTLADNQQVYIHPSSALFHQQPQWVIYNEIVMTSKEYMREVTAISPAWLVELAPRFYKSIDPAKMSKRKRQERLEPLHDRYNEPNSWRLSKRHG from the coding sequence aTGGCGGGGGCGAGCGAAGCGATGCGGCGGCTCACCGACCTATCCCTCGTCTCCAAGGTCTGCTCCGAGCTGGAGGCCCACGGCGGCGTCGGCGACCGCGACCTCGCCGAGTTCATCGTCCACCTCGCCCGCCGCTCCCCCTCCGTCGCCGACTTCCACGCCAGGCTCAGGGACCACGACTTCCAGGCGCCGGACTACCTCGCCCGCACCCTCCACACCGTCATCCACGCCATCCCCGccgccgctcccgctcccgctcccgcccCCCAAAACCCCGCCTCCGACGAcggtgaggaagaggaggacgacggcgcTGCGGATCCGGAGCTTCACCTGGTGTACCACGGGAGGGTCACGCGGGTGGTGGACGCCGGGTGCTTCGTGCGCCTCGACGGCGCGCGCGGCCGCGAGGGGCTCGTCCACGCCTCCCGGATGCCTGCCCTCGCCGCCGTgaagcgcggccagggggtgttcGTCAAGGTCGTCTCCCTGGACTGGGGGAACCTAGCGCTGTCGATGCTGGACCTCGATCAGGAAACTGGGAGGGAGATCCCGCCGCCAGCGCGTCGTCAATCTGATGATGATGCTGTTCCGAGGGCCAATCGATCTGCTGCTCCTGCCTCAACCTCTGGGAAGAGGGTTGGGCTGTCAGGAATTGTGATTGCCGAGGAGGGGCCGCCTGCGCCGCGGAGGCGGGCAAGGCGGATGAGCTCCCCGGAGAGGTGGGAGCTCAAACAGCTGATTGCTTCCGGGGCACTGAATGCGAGGGACTACCCCGCTGCGCTCGATGATGAGGGGACACAGTACcagtcagaagaagaagaaatggaggaggagctcgagattGAGCTCAACGAAGACGAGCCACCATTCTTATCTGGACAGGGCCGCTCCTCGGTTGAATTGTCTCCGGTGAGGATTTCCAGGAACCCCGAGGGGTCACTGAGCCGAGCAGCGGCGCTGCAAGCCGCGCTTGTCAAGGAGCGGCGTGACATTCAAAGCCAGGAGCAGAGAGCAATGCTTGATTCCATCCCCAAGGATCTCAATCGGCCATGGGAAGATCCTGTGCCCGATGCCGGTGGCCGATGTATCGCGCAGGAGCTGAGGGGCGCCGGCCTATCAGCGCGGAGCATGCCAGAGTGGAAGAAGGAGTCTTATGGGAAGGCTGTAACGTTCGGGCAGAGGTCGAGCCTTTCCCTGCAGGAGCAGAGGCAGAGCCTTCCAATTTACAGGCTCAAGAATGAGCTCATCGAAGCTGTTCATCGCAATCTTGTTTTGGTGGTTATCGGCGAGACGGGGTCGGGGAAAACCACGCAGGTTACTCAGTACCTTGCCGAGGCAGGCTACACTGCAGGTGGGAAAATCGCGTGCACGCAGCCTCGCAGGGTTGCTGCGGAGTCGGTTGCAAAGCGGGTAGCGGAGGAGTCTGGTTGTCGATTGGGAGAGGAAGTTGGTTACTGCATACGTTTTGACGATCGCACTGGACCTGATACGGTCGTCAAGTATATGACAGATGGTATGCTCCTACGGGAGATTATGGTAGACAGGAACCTCTCTGGTTACTCTGTGATCATGCTTGATGAGGCACATGAGAGGACCATCTATACGGACATCCTCTTTGGCCTGCTAAAGAAGCTGATTAGGCGGAGAGATGATCTCAAGTTGATTGTCACTTCCGCTACTCTTGATGCAGAGAAATTCTCTGGATATTTCTTCGACTGCAATATTTTCACGATTCCTGGAAGGACGTTTCCTGTGGAGATACTGTATGCAAAACAGCCACAGAGCGATTACATGGATTCTGCATTGCGCACTGTGTTGGAGATCCATATGAGTGAACCTGAAGGCGACATCCTCTTGTTCTTGACTGGCCAGGAAGAGATTGACCATGCCTGTAGCTATCTTCACGAGAAGATGCAGGCGCTGGGTAAGGATGCACCCGATTTGCTAATCTATGCAGCGTACGGTGCTCTTCCAAGTGAAATGCAGTCAAAGATCTTTGAACCTACTCCTCCTGGGAAGAGGAAGGTGGTTGTGGCAACCAACATCGCAGAGGCATCTATTACAATTGATGGGATATACTATGTTGTTGACCCAGGCTTTGCAAAAGTTAACGTGTATAACCCGAAACGAGGACTGGATTCACTGGTTATCACTCCGATCTCGCAGGCATCAGCTAAGCAAAGAGCAGGGCGTGCTGGGCGTACAGGCCCAGGCAAGTGTTATCGTCTGTACACAGAATGCGCGTATCGTAATGAAATGCCCCCAACATCAACTCCGGAAATTCAGAGGATAAACTTGGGGTGGACAGTTCTTAATATGAAGGCAATGGGGATCAATGAACTAGGGGCATTTGACTTCATGGACCCTCCAGCACCTCAAGCACTTATCTCTGCTATGGAACAGTTGTACAGCCTTGGTGCcttagatgaagaaggtctgctTACTAAACTAGGGAAAAAGATGGCCGAGTTTCCACAAGAACCACCACTTTCGAAAATGCTCCTGGCTAGTGTGGACCTCGGATGCAGTGATGAAATAGTGACTATCATTGCAATGATTCAAACTGGGAATGTGTTCTATCGTCCGAGGGAAAAACAAACTCAGGCAGATCGGAAAAGGGGTAACTTTTTCCAGCCGGAAGGGGATCACATCACTTTACTGACCGTGTATCAGGCGTGGAAGGCAAAGCAATTTTCAGGACCATGGTGCGTTGAGAATTTTCTTCAGATATCATCACTGAGGAGAGCACAGGATGTGAGGAAGCAGCTCCTGGAGATCATGGACAAGTATAGGCTTGATGTTGTCTCCGCTGGCAATGATCTCACAAAGGTAAGAAGAGCCATCACCGCAGGCTTCTTCTTCAACACTGCCAGGAAGGATTCCCAGGGAGGAGGATACAGGACCCTTGCTGATAACCAGCAGGTATATATCCACCCAAGCAGTGCACTGTTTCATCAGCAGCCACAATGGGTGATTTACAACGAAATTGTCATGACCTCGAAAGAGTACATGAGGGAGGTCACAGCCATCAGCCCAGCATGGCTTGTCGAATTGGCACCGAGGTTCTACAAATCTATCGACCCGGCAAAGATGAGCAAGCGGAAGCGCCAGGAAAGGCTCGAGCCTCTGCATGACAGATACAACGAGCCCAACTCGTGGCGCCTCAGCAAGCGACATGGATGA